A DNA window from Chryseobacterium scophthalmum contains the following coding sequences:
- the ftsA gene encoding cell division protein FtsA, producing MENQEYSVGLDIGTTKIVAIVGRRNAHGKIEILGVGKAKSLGVHKGIVNNISQTINSIKAAVSEAQSSAGVPIHKVTVGIAGKHIRSLQHSDYIMREHPDRFITDDDIEALKDQVKKLVMLPGEEIIHVLPQEYKVDSEGEIQEPVGMHGKRLEANFHVVVGQMGSIRNIARCVREAGLEMEALTLEPLASSEAVLTKEEKEAGVAIVDIGGGTTDIAIFKDNIIRHTCVIPYGGGIITEDIKEGCSIIEKHAEQLKVKFGSAVPELEKDSTFVTIPGLHGRPDKEISLKTLAQIINARVEEILEMVNTELKAYGAFEQKKKLIAGIVLTGGGSNLKHLRQLANYTTGFDSRIGFANEYIANDKNQYLKGPEFATSIGLLMESLKIRDKKTVVVEEEVEIEVDAKVEQKEVQTDINAETQVAPQIEEEFKAPVQTSRSSKPTFGQSLMEKVKKFFEEVE from the coding sequence ATGGAAAATCAAGAGTATTCAGTAGGTCTTGACATCGGGACAACCAAGATTGTCGCCATTGTCGGAAGGAGGAATGCACACGGGAAAATAGAAATTCTCGGTGTAGGGAAGGCAAAAAGTCTGGGAGTTCATAAAGGAATTGTGAATAATATTTCACAAACCATTAACTCCATTAAGGCAGCTGTGTCAGAAGCACAGTCAAGCGCAGGAGTTCCTATTCATAAGGTAACTGTAGGTATTGCAGGAAAACACATTCGTTCACTGCAGCATTCAGATTACATTATGCGTGAGCATCCAGATAGATTCATTACAGACGATGATATTGAAGCGTTAAAAGATCAGGTAAAAAAACTGGTGATGTTACCAGGAGAAGAAATTATCCACGTACTTCCGCAGGAATATAAGGTTGATTCTGAAGGAGAAATTCAGGAGCCTGTCGGAATGCACGGAAAACGTCTGGAAGCGAATTTTCACGTTGTTGTAGGACAAATGGGAAGCATCAGAAACATCGCAAGATGCGTAAGAGAAGCAGGTTTGGAAATGGAGGCACTTACTTTAGAGCCTTTAGCATCTTCTGAAGCTGTTCTTACCAAAGAAGAAAAAGAAGCAGGAGTAGCAATTGTAGACATCGGTGGTGGTACTACAGATATTGCTATTTTTAAAGATAATATCATCCGTCATACTTGCGTCATTCCTTACGGAGGCGGAATTATCACGGAAGACATCAAAGAAGGTTGTTCAATTATTGAAAAGCACGCCGAGCAATTAAAGGTTAAGTTCGGTTCTGCTGTTCCTGAATTGGAAAAAGACAGCACATTTGTAACCATTCCGGGGCTTCACGGAAGACCGGATAAAGAGATTTCTCTTAAAACTTTAGCGCAGATTATCAATGCGAGAGTGGAGGAAATCTTGGAAATGGTTAACACAGAATTGAAAGCTTACGGAGCTTTCGAACAAAAGAAAAAACTGATTGCAGGAATTGTATTGACGGGTGGTGGTTCAAACTTGAAACATCTTCGTCAGTTGGCAAATTATACAACAGGTTTCGACAGCAGAATTGGTTTTGCAAATGAATACATTGCAAACGATAAAAACCAGTATCTTAAAGGACCGGAATTTGCAACATCTATTGGTTTGCTGATGGAAAGTTTAAAAATCAGAGACAAAAAAACGGTTGTTGTAGAAGAAGAGGTTGAAATTGAGGTTGATGCTAAAGTTGAGCAAAAAGAAGTGCAAACTGATATTAATGCTGAAACTCAGGTAGCTCCGCAAATAGAAGAAGAATTTAAAGCTCCGGTACAAACATCTAGATCTTCGAAACCAACCTTCGGACAGTCGCTGATGGAGAAAGTGAAAAAATTCTTTGAAGAAGTAGAATAA
- a CDS encoding cell division protein FtsQ/DivIB encodes MKNKYRILKIAITVIILGFLLSFSLKKFGGQKITDNKISVKMNEKTPVYFIDEKDIREIVNKENPSRKVGDLNIPELEKKINALPAVDSANVYLNLNGKLNLDIKQRVPVFRLNYKGKDFYVDEKGIEFPISKTYSHPCMLVTGDVKKDEYEKLAELVDKIDKDDFSKKYFIGISKYKDSYNLLTSEGIYRVEIGDLDNIELKVKGFKTFVEKYLVFQDPQKYKMISVKYQNQIVTTLNPYFKENDSILKASHKDLVKAPVAIVKKASSTSLKPKENTKPKAVVKPKEKKKTPEKKTAAKPKAKIKIE; translated from the coding sequence ATGAAAAACAAATACAGAATTTTAAAAATTGCCATCACAGTGATCATTCTTGGGTTCCTGCTGAGTTTCTCGTTGAAGAAATTTGGGGGTCAGAAGATTACGGACAATAAAATTTCTGTAAAAATGAATGAAAAAACTCCGGTTTATTTCATTGATGAAAAAGATATTCGTGAGATTGTTAATAAAGAAAATCCGTCAAGAAAAGTTGGAGATTTAAATATTCCTGAGCTTGAAAAGAAAATTAATGCGCTTCCTGCGGTTGACAGCGCGAATGTATATTTAAATTTAAATGGAAAACTGAATTTAGACATCAAACAAAGAGTTCCGGTTTTCAGGCTGAATTATAAAGGAAAGGATTTTTATGTGGACGAAAAAGGAATAGAATTTCCGATCTCTAAAACCTATTCTCATCCTTGTATGTTGGTGACAGGTGATGTGAAAAAAGATGAATATGAAAAGCTTGCCGAATTAGTTGATAAAATTGACAAAGATGATTTCAGTAAAAAATATTTCATCGGGATCTCAAAATATAAAGACAGCTATAATCTTCTGACTAGTGAGGGAATTTATAGAGTGGAAATAGGAGATTTAGACAATATTGAATTAAAAGTAAAAGGTTTTAAGACTTTTGTAGAAAAATATCTGGTGTTTCAGGATCCGCAAAAGTATAAGATGATTTCGGTAAAGTATCAAAATCAGATTGTAACAACACTGAATCCTTATTTTAAAGAAAATGACAGTATTTTAAAAGCAAGTCATAAAGATTTGGTAAAAGCTCCGGTTGCGATAGTAAAAAAAGCGAGCTCCACTTCTTTAAAACCGAAAGAAAATACGAAGCCGAAAGCGGTCGTCAAACCAAAGGAGAAAAAGAAAACTCCAGAAAAGAAAACGGCGGCAAAACCCAAAGCAAAAATTAAAATAGAATAA